The following proteins are encoded in a genomic region of Hyla sarda isolate aHylSar1 chromosome 3, aHylSar1.hap1, whole genome shotgun sequence:
- the LOC130360778 gene encoding protein spinster homolog 1-like — translation MASPQDPLLKEEEEAMEDHSDMDVEKGDIPERQNLPSLSVMSTARSIITVVILAFVNLLIYANRSSVAGVLPYIQKAYDTNASLSGLLNTLFIGSYVLVAPIAGYLGDHCNKKYTVCTGVIVWLSMTLTLSFIPDGYFLLFLLTSGLVGAGEATFCTIAPSIIADLFTSDQRTRMLNVFYSVIPVGCGLGYIIGPKVTDAARGDWHWAFRVTPGLGLIAVALMILVTKELPRTTTNGKKNNKSQKFAKWATDLKKLFKNRSFMLTTMGSTAVSFIVGAIGVWGPSYLTHARTLLQEKDPCRAEPCDYHDILIFGVVTVVSGILGVVAGTEISKRYRKSNPRADPLVCGCAMMLSAPFLLLALTFGNISLVATNIFIFIGETLLSVNFTLISDIILKVVTPWRRSSALAVQMTIYHLLGDAGSPYLIGLISDTYERGYAKSPLLKYRSLEYALMTCTIMAVIGGAFFMATALYIERDEKEAEMESEPPSSSSSSLLPADEDRASD, via the coding sequence atggcctctccacaagacccattgctgaaggaggaggaagaagcaatggaggaccatagtgatatggatgtagaaaagggcgatatccctgagaggcagaacctgccatctctaagcgtgatgtccaccgcacgttccatcatcaccgtagtgatcctcgcctttgttaatttgctcatctatgcaaatcgctccagcgtggcgggggtgctgccttatatacagaaagcatatgacaccaatgctagtctgtccggcttattgaatacattgttcattggaagctacgtgctggtcgcaccaattgccggatatttgggcgaccactgtaataagaaatatactgtttgcacaggagtcatcgtttggctgagcatgacacttaccctgtcattcatccctgacgggtacttcctgctcttcctgctgacgagtggactggttggagccggagaggcgactttctgcaccatcgccccctccatcattgcagacctttttacaagtgaccagcggacccgcatgctgaacgtgttttactccgtcatacctgtaggctgcggactaggatacatcatcgggcccaaagtgactgatgcagcaaggggcgattggcactgggcatttcgggtaacccctggcctgggcctcatagctgtggctttgatgattttggtcacaaaggagcttccaagaacgactacaaacgggaagaagaacaacaaatcccagaagtttgccaaatgggcgacagatctgaaaaaactatttaaaaatcgaagcttcatgttaaccaccatgggatcgacggctgtatccttcatagtgggagccataggtgtatggggtccgtcatacctgacccacgcacgaacactcctacaagagaaggacccttgccgtgctgaaccgtgtgactatcacgacatcctaatatttggtgtggttacagtcgtttccggcattctgggagttgtagcagggacggagataagtaaaagatatcgcaaatccaacccacgggcagACCcacttgtgtgtggatgcgcaatgatgctctccgccccttttcttctgttggcattgacttttggcaacatcagcctcgttgccaccaacatcttcatcttcatcggagagacgcttctgtcagtaaatttcaccctcatatctgacattatactaaaagtagtaactccgtggaggagatcttcagccctggccgtgcagatgacaatctatcacctcctaggtgacgccggcagcccgtacctcattggcctgatatctgacacctacgaacgaggatatgccaaatcccctcttctgaaataccgcagcctggagtatgccctcatgacctgcaccataatggcagtcatcggaggggccttcttcatggccacggccctatatatagagagggacgaaaaagaagcagagatggaatcagaacctccgtcatcctcctcctcctcactgcttcctgccgatgaggaccgtgcttcagactga